The Anas platyrhynchos isolate ZD024472 breed Pekin duck chromosome 3, IASCAAS_PekinDuck_T2T, whole genome shotgun sequence genome includes a window with the following:
- the BLK gene encoding tyrosine-protein kinase Blk isoform X1 yields MGLLGSKNQLTSNEKCTSKHKSKPPPAPPKGRQFINIPHLNQASVQENVIVIALYDFAASSDRDLELVKGEKLQVLSNEGEWWLAKSLSTGKKGYIPSNFVAQVDSLEEEKWYFKTLSRKDAERLLLSSGNKVGSFLVRESETSKGAYSLSVRDSDSAHGDIIKHYRIRSLDGGGYYISPRTTFASLPELIHHYSQKVDGLCQRLTAPCISLVPQRPWAQDEWEIPRESLKLVKKLGSGQFGEVWMGYYKNNIKVAVKTMKEGSMDPDAFLAEANLMKRLQHNKLVRLYAVVTKQPIYIVTEYMANGCLLDYLKTEEGSQLNLPKLIDMSAQVAEGMAYIERMNSIHRDLRAANILVSETLCCKIADFGLARIIEDEYLAQEGAKFPIKWTAPEAINFGVFTIKSDVWSFGILLTEIITYGRIPYPGMTNPEVIRNLERGYRMPCPDMCPAELYNIILKCWRNKPEERPTFEYLQSVLEDFYTATEKQYEPEPQL; encoded by the exons ATGGGCTTGCTTGGGAGCAAAAACCAGCTGACATCCAATGAGAAATGCACTTCAAAACACAAGAGTaaacctcctcctgccccacccaAG GGCAGACAATTTATCAACATCCCTCATCTAAACCAAGCCTCTGTACAAG aaaaCGTCATTGTGATTGCGCTGTACGACTTTGCTGCCTCAAGTGACCGGGACCTGGAGCTGGTCAAGGGGGAGAAACTCCAAGTCCTCTCCAA tgaGGGGGAGTGGTGGCTGGCAAAATCCCTCAGCACCGGGAAGAAAGGCTACATCCCCAGCAACTTCGTCGCACAAGTGGACAgcttggaagaagaaaa GTGGTATTTTAAAACTCTGAGCAGAAAAGATGCTGAACGGCTGCTGTTGTCTTCTGGTAACAAAGTTGGCTCGTTCCTTGTCAGAGAGAGTGAGACCAGCAAAG GTGCCTATTCCTTATCTGTGAGAGACAGCGACTCTGCCCACGGGGACATCATCAAACACTACAGGATCCGCTCCTTGGATGGCGGGGGTTATTACATCTCCCCCAGGACAACATTTGCCAGCCTGCCAGAGCTAATCCATCATTACAGCC AGAAGGTAGACGGCCTGTGCCAGAGGCTCACAGCTCCCTGCATATCCCTGGTTCCCCAGAGGCCCTGGGCACAGGACGAGTGGGAGATCCCGCGGGAGTCTCTGAAACTTGTGAAGAAGCTCGGCAGCGGGCAGTTTGGGGAAGTGTGGATGG GCTACTACAAGAACAACATCAAGGTGGCTGTGAAGACCATGAAGGAGGGCAGCATGGATCCTGACGCCTTCTTGGCAGAGGCAAATCTGATGAAGAGGCTCCAGCATAACAAGCTGGTCCGGCTGTATGCGGTAGTCACGAAGCAGCCAATCTACATCGTGACGGAGTACATGGCCAATG ggtgTTTGCTGGATTACTTGAAGACAGAGGAAGGAAGCCAACTGAATCTCCCAAAACTCATTGATATGTCTGCTCAG GTGGCAGAGGGGATGGCGTACATCGAGCGAATGAATTCCATCCACCGCGACCTGAGAGCCGCCAACATCCTCGTCTCGGAGACGCTCTgctgcaaaattgctgattttggcCTGGCCAGGATCATCGAGGACGAATATTTGGCACAAGAAG GGGCTAAGTTCCCGATCAAATGGACGGCGCCGGAGGCCATTAACTTTGGAGTTTTCACCATCAAATCTGACGTGTGGTCTTTTGGCATCCTCCTGACCGAAATCATAACCTATGGCAGGATCCCTTACCCAG GGATGACCAACCCCGAGGTGATTCGTAACCTGGAGCGGGGCTACCGCATGCCCTGCCCGGACATGTGTCCTGCCGAGCTCTACAACATCATCCTGAAGTGCTGGCGAAACAAGCCCGAGGAGCGCCCGACCTTTGAGTACCTGCAGTCGGTCCTCGAGGACTTTTACACGGCCACGGAGAAGCAGTACGAGCCGGAGCCGCAGCTGTAG
- the BLK gene encoding tyrosine-protein kinase Blk isoform X2, translating into MEHLPWVGPVLRPSLDRASRSGCVASRMGLLGSKNQLTSNEKCTSKHKSKPPPAPPKGRQFINIPHLNQASVQENVIVIALYDFAASSDRDLELVKGEKLQVLSNEGEWWLAKSLSTGKKGYIPSNFVAQVDSLEEEKWYFKTLSRKDAERLLLSSGNKVGSFLVRESETSKGAYSLSVRDSDSAHGDIIKHYRIRSLDGGGYYISPRTTFASLPELIHHYSQKVDGLCQRLTAPCISLVPQRPWAQDEWEIPRESLKLVKKLGSGQFGEVWMGYYKNNIKVAVKTMKEGSMDPDAFLAEANLMKRLQHNKLVRLYAVVTKQPIYIVTEYMANGCLLDYLKTEEGSQLNLPKLIDMSAQVAEGMAYIERMNSIHRDLRAANILVSETLCCKIADFGLARIIEDEYLAQEGAKFPIKWTAPEAINFGVFTIKSDVWSFGILLTEIITYGRIPYPGMTNPEVIRNLERGYRMPCPDMCPAELYNIILKCWRNKPEERPTFEYLQSVLEDFYTATEKQYEPEPQL; encoded by the exons GATGGGCTTGCTTGGGAGCAAAAACCAGCTGACATCCAATGAGAAATGCACTTCAAAACACAAGAGTaaacctcctcctgccccacccaAG GGCAGACAATTTATCAACATCCCTCATCTAAACCAAGCCTCTGTACAAG aaaaCGTCATTGTGATTGCGCTGTACGACTTTGCTGCCTCAAGTGACCGGGACCTGGAGCTGGTCAAGGGGGAGAAACTCCAAGTCCTCTCCAA tgaGGGGGAGTGGTGGCTGGCAAAATCCCTCAGCACCGGGAAGAAAGGCTACATCCCCAGCAACTTCGTCGCACAAGTGGACAgcttggaagaagaaaa GTGGTATTTTAAAACTCTGAGCAGAAAAGATGCTGAACGGCTGCTGTTGTCTTCTGGTAACAAAGTTGGCTCGTTCCTTGTCAGAGAGAGTGAGACCAGCAAAG GTGCCTATTCCTTATCTGTGAGAGACAGCGACTCTGCCCACGGGGACATCATCAAACACTACAGGATCCGCTCCTTGGATGGCGGGGGTTATTACATCTCCCCCAGGACAACATTTGCCAGCCTGCCAGAGCTAATCCATCATTACAGCC AGAAGGTAGACGGCCTGTGCCAGAGGCTCACAGCTCCCTGCATATCCCTGGTTCCCCAGAGGCCCTGGGCACAGGACGAGTGGGAGATCCCGCGGGAGTCTCTGAAACTTGTGAAGAAGCTCGGCAGCGGGCAGTTTGGGGAAGTGTGGATGG GCTACTACAAGAACAACATCAAGGTGGCTGTGAAGACCATGAAGGAGGGCAGCATGGATCCTGACGCCTTCTTGGCAGAGGCAAATCTGATGAAGAGGCTCCAGCATAACAAGCTGGTCCGGCTGTATGCGGTAGTCACGAAGCAGCCAATCTACATCGTGACGGAGTACATGGCCAATG ggtgTTTGCTGGATTACTTGAAGACAGAGGAAGGAAGCCAACTGAATCTCCCAAAACTCATTGATATGTCTGCTCAG GTGGCAGAGGGGATGGCGTACATCGAGCGAATGAATTCCATCCACCGCGACCTGAGAGCCGCCAACATCCTCGTCTCGGAGACGCTCTgctgcaaaattgctgattttggcCTGGCCAGGATCATCGAGGACGAATATTTGGCACAAGAAG GGGCTAAGTTCCCGATCAAATGGACGGCGCCGGAGGCCATTAACTTTGGAGTTTTCACCATCAAATCTGACGTGTGGTCTTTTGGCATCCTCCTGACCGAAATCATAACCTATGGCAGGATCCCTTACCCAG GGATGACCAACCCCGAGGTGATTCGTAACCTGGAGCGGGGCTACCGCATGCCCTGCCCGGACATGTGTCCTGCCGAGCTCTACAACATCATCCTGAAGTGCTGGCGAAACAAGCCCGAGGAGCGCCCGACCTTTGAGTACCTGCAGTCGGTCCTCGAGGACTTTTACACGGCCACGGAGAAGCAGTACGAGCCGGAGCCGCAGCTGTAG